Proteins from one Ranitomeya variabilis isolate aRanVar5 chromosome 1, aRanVar5.hap1, whole genome shotgun sequence genomic window:
- the LINGO3 gene encoding leucine-rich repeat and immunoglobulin-like domain-containing nogo receptor-interacting protein 3, with protein sequence MMPNKIASCWPSILVFHLLLLCSERKALGCPARCDCAPQIRSVICHRKRLTSIPEGIPSETKLLDLSKNRIRCLNPGELSSYPQLEEVDLSENIISVIEPGAFANLIYLQTLKLKGNQLKLIPTGVFSRLSNLTLLDISENKIVILLDFMFQDLRNLKILEVGDNELLYISQKAFSGLVGLEQLTIEKCNLTTISPDSLFYLQGLEILKLRQLGISSLEEQNFQKLYNLKKLEIDCWSFLEEVCPTAFQGLNLTSLSITYTNLTSVPAAALRSLTYLEYLNLSYNPIRVIQRGSFRDLVRLRELHVVGASLTVVESQSFYGLRQIRLLNVSNNLLSTLEENTFQSVNTLETLRVDANPLACDCRLLWILQRRKTLNFDGHQPICASPAEIQGNALCDFPDSILFEYFTCQKPKIRDRKLQHIIAHEGQPVSFHCQADGEPVPLIVWVSPQRRMITSRSVGRSTVLPEGTLEIRYAQIQDSGTYICIATNAGGNDTYFATLTVKGDNSPYANRTLYLAEYNDTYHNDTHVFLKFTLDLKTILVSTAMGCITFLGVVLFCFLLLFVWSRGRGQHKNNFSVEYSFRKVDGPASAAGQGGARKFNMKMI encoded by the coding sequence ATGATGCCTAATAAAATAGCATCATGTTGGCCCTCCATCTTAGttttccaccttctgctgctatgtTCAGAAAGAAAGGCTTTGGGATGCCCTGCTCGTTGTGATTGTGCACCTCAGATCCGGTCAGTCATTTGCCACCGCAAACGCCTCACTTCTATCCCAGAAGGGATTCCATCTGAAACAAAACTCCTTGACCTCAGCAAGAATCGTATACGCTGCCTGAATCCTGGGGAGCTGTCCTCATACCCACAGCTTGAAGAGGTAGATCTAAGTGAAAATATTATCTCAGTAATAGAGCCAGGAGCTTTTGCCAATCTCATTTATCTTCAAACCCTTAAACTGAAAGGCAATCAACTGAAACTTATTCCAACTGGAGTGTTTAGCAGACTGAGCAATCTAACATTACTGGATATCAGTGAAAATAAAATTGTCATACTCTTAGACTTTATGTTTCAAGACCTTCGTAATTTGAAAATCCTTGAAGTTGGGGACAATGAGCTGTTGTATATTTCACAGAAAGCCTTTTCTGGATTGGTGGGCCTAGAACAACTGACAATTGAGAAATGCAATCTAACCACTATATCACCTGACTCACTTTTCTATTTGCAAGGCCTTGAGATCCTGAAGCTCCGACAGCTGGGCATCAGTTCATTGGAGGAACAGAATTTTCAGAAGCTTTACAACCTCAAAAAACTAGAAATTGATTGCTGGTCTTTTTTAGAAGAAGTCTGCCCAACTGCTTTCCAAGGATTAAATCTTACTTCTCTTTCCATCACCTATACCAATCTCACCTCAGTGCCAGCAGCTGCTCTAAGGAGTCTAACATACCTAGAATATCTAAATCTTTCCTACAATCCCATTCGAGTCATTCAGCGAGGCTCCTTCAGGGACCTTGTTAGGCTAAGGGAGCTCCATGTGGTTGGAGCTTCCTTAACTGTTGTAGAATCACAATCATTTTATGGCTTGAGACAGATTCGTCTGCTGAATGTCTCCAATAATCTGCTTTCAACTCTGGAAGAGAACACTTTTCAGTCGGTCAATACTCTAGAGACATTAAGAGTGGATGCCAACCCTCTAGCCTGTGACTGCCGTTTGCTATGGATTTTACAAAGAAGGAAAACATTAAATTTTGATGGCCACCAGCCCATATGTGCTTCTCCTGCTGAAATCCAAGGTAATGCATTGTGTGACTTCCCAGATTCAATTCTTTTTGAATACTTTACATGCCAAAAACCCAAAATAAGGGACAGGAAGCTTCAACATATCATAGCTCATGAAGGACAGCCTGTATCATTTCACTGCCAGGCAGATGGagaacctgttccactcattgtctGGGTTTCACCACAGAGAAGGATGATCACTAGCAGGAGTGTAGGAAGATCTACTGTGCTGCCAGAGGGTACGCTTGAAATAAGATATGCTCAGATTCAAGACAGTGGTACATATATATGTATTGCCACAAAtgcaggaggaaatgacacttacTTTGCGACACTGACTGTAAAAGGTGATAACTCACCATATGCTAACCGAACACTGTATCTTGCAGAATACAATGATACCTACCACAATGACACACATGTTTTCTTAAAGTTTACTTTGGACCTAAAAACAATCTTAGTATCAACAGCTATGGGCTGCATTACCTTTTTGGGAGTGGTTCTATTCTGCTTTCTTCTACTATTTGTATGGAGCAGAGGAAGAGGACAACACAAAAATAACTTCTCAGTTGAGTACTCCTTCCGTAAAGTTGATGGGCCtgcctctgctgcgggacaaggtgGAGCTCGAAAGTTTAATATGAAAATGATATGA